The following are from one region of the Variovorax sp. V213 genome:
- a CDS encoding ABC transporter substrate-binding protein produces MKKLFTAAALLGLSAAASAQGTVNVICSVQAEWCNVIATVYARTTGTRINMSLKGSGEALAQLIAEKDNPKTDVWFGGTGDPHLQAAEQGLTLEYKSPTLAQLHPWAQQQAKQSGYKTVGIYSGPLGFGYNPELLAKKKLPVPKSWADLLKPEYKGDIQVANPASSGTAYTMIATLVQLMGEDKAFDYLKALHKNVGQYTRSGTGPIKAVARGETAVSISFVHDGPGERMQGFPVETITPSDGTGAEIGSMSIIKGARNLEAAKKFYEWALTPSAQELGAANKQFQLPSNTTAKLDPRIPDFKKIKFINYDYAKYGASAERRRLIARWEKDVNSLPR; encoded by the coding sequence ATGAAGAAGCTATTTACCGCAGCGGCCTTGCTGGGTTTGTCGGCCGCCGCGTCGGCCCAGGGCACCGTCAATGTCATCTGCTCGGTCCAGGCCGAATGGTGCAACGTGATCGCCACCGTGTATGCGCGCACCACCGGCACCCGCATCAACATGTCGCTCAAGGGCTCGGGCGAGGCGCTGGCCCAGCTTATCGCCGAGAAGGACAACCCCAAGACCGACGTCTGGTTCGGCGGCACCGGCGATCCGCACCTTCAGGCGGCCGAACAGGGCCTCACGCTCGAATACAAGTCGCCCACGCTGGCGCAGCTCCACCCCTGGGCCCAGCAGCAGGCCAAGCAGTCCGGCTACAAGACCGTGGGCATCTACTCCGGGCCGCTGGGTTTCGGCTACAACCCGGAGCTGCTCGCCAAGAAGAAGCTGCCCGTGCCCAAGAGTTGGGCCGATCTGCTCAAGCCCGAATACAAGGGCGACATCCAGGTGGCCAACCCCGCTTCGAGCGGCACTGCCTACACCATGATCGCCACGCTGGTGCAGCTCATGGGCGAGGACAAGGCCTTCGACTACCTGAAGGCGCTGCACAAGAACGTGGGCCAGTACACCCGTTCGGGCACAGGCCCCATCAAGGCGGTGGCGCGCGGCGAAACGGCCGTGTCGATCAGCTTCGTGCATGACGGCCCGGGCGAGAGGATGCAGGGCTTTCCGGTCGAAACCATCACGCCCAGCGACGGCACCGGCGCGGAAATCGGCTCCATGAGCATCATCAAGGGCGCCCGCAACCTCGAAGCCGCGAAGAAGTTCTACGAATGGGCACTGACGCCCAGTGCGCAGGAGCTCGGCGCCGCCAACAAGCAGTTCCAGCTGCCGAGCAACACGACCGCCAAGCTCGATCCGCGCATTCCGGACTTCAAGAAGATCAAGTTCATCAACTACGACTACGCCAAGTACGGCGCCAGCGCCGAGCGCCGGCGCCTGATTGCGCGCTGGGAAAAAGACGTCAACTCGCTGCCGCGCTAA
- a CDS encoding ABC transporter ATP-binding protein, with the protein MTLLQVNNLVVEFPHRRGTLRALDGISFDIAPGEILGVVGESGAGKSLTGAAIIGLLEPPGRVASGEIVLEGQRIDNLGFDAMRPIRGRKIGAIFQDPLTSLNPLYTVGRQLVETIRAHLPVTEAEARRRAISLLQDTGIPAAEQRIDHFPHQFSGGMRQRVVIALALAAEPKLIVADEPTTALDVSIQAQIIQLLKRICKERGAAVMLITHDMGVIAETCDRVAVMYAGRIAEIGPVHEVIHQPAHPYTSGLMASIPDMTSDRERLNQIDGAMPRLNAIPKGCAYNPRCPRTFARCLEERPELMHAGATRAACWLHDAADPHRGQAELAARHHEAQRAGERATPDATAPLAEVTR; encoded by the coding sequence ATGACGCTGCTCCAGGTCAACAACCTCGTCGTCGAGTTTCCGCACCGCCGCGGCACGCTGCGCGCGCTCGACGGGATTTCCTTCGACATCGCACCGGGCGAAATCCTGGGCGTGGTCGGCGAGTCGGGTGCCGGCAAGTCGCTCACGGGCGCGGCCATCATCGGCTTGCTCGAGCCGCCGGGCCGCGTGGCCAGCGGCGAAATCGTGCTCGAAGGCCAGCGCATCGACAACCTCGGTTTCGATGCGATGCGGCCCATCCGGGGCCGCAAGATCGGCGCGATCTTTCAAGACCCGCTGACTTCGCTGAACCCGCTCTACACCGTCGGCCGCCAGCTGGTGGAGACCATCCGCGCCCACCTGCCGGTGACGGAAGCGGAGGCACGGCGCCGCGCCATCAGCCTGCTGCAGGACACTGGCATTCCCGCCGCCGAGCAGCGCATCGACCATTTTCCGCACCAATTCTCGGGTGGCATGCGCCAGCGCGTGGTGATTGCGCTGGCGCTTGCGGCCGAGCCCAAGCTCATCGTGGCCGACGAGCCGACCACCGCGCTCGACGTCTCGATACAGGCGCAGATCATCCAGCTGCTCAAGCGCATCTGCAAGGAGCGCGGCGCGGCGGTGATGCTGATCACGCACGACATGGGCGTGATTGCCGAAACCTGCGACCGCGTGGCCGTGATGTACGCGGGCCGCATCGCCGAGATCGGCCCGGTGCACGAAGTGATCCACCAGCCGGCGCATCCCTACACCTCCGGCCTGATGGCGTCGATTCCCGACATGACGAGCGACCGCGAACGGCTCAACCAGATCGACGGTGCGATGCCGCGGCTCAATGCCATTCCGAAGGGCTGCGCCTACAACCCGCGCTGCCCGCGCACCTTTGCACGCTGCTTGGAGGAACGGCCCGAGCTCATGCACGCGGGCGCCACGCGCGCCGCCTGCTGGCTGCACGATGCCGCCGATCCGCACCGGGGCCAGGCCGAACTCGCCGCCCGGCACCACGAGGCGCAGCGTGCCGGCGAACGCGCTACGCCCGACGCCACCGCACCGCTCGCCGAGGTGACACGATGA
- the zwf gene encoding glucose-6-phosphate dehydrogenase: protein MSFDLVLFGGTGDLAWRKLMPALFQAFRHGSLPKDGRIVGVARDDLSDDQYRELIQSRFNAVEGAKRPSAEEFEKFASLLYYLRMDLSKPADYTRLADLLKQRNADTVVMYVATAPALFTQVVEQIAAAGLNGPSTRVVLEKPLGHDLASNRAINAAVCKVLEEKQVFRIDHYLGKPSVQNLFAMRFGNALFEPIWRREHIANIQITIAEDLGVEKRGAFYDQTGALRDMVQNHALQLVCAIGMEPPINSHADAIRDEKLKVLRALKPWTPETLGLHAIRGQYTTGTAYGERVQGYRDEPGVDPESRTETFVALRTEIANWRWAGVPLYIRTGKRLASRDARIEVNFRPTPHAIYRAPSGAVNKLVINLQPKDGLELHMLAQAQDNRQRSNGHHSAAQLAPVQLDLDFDKRFGAERVGAYERLLLDVIDGRLNLFVRSDEQEEAWRWVEPLIDSWASDGGPRPYAAGTWGPSASSAMIARDGFSWGEEQ from the coding sequence ATGAGCTTCGATCTCGTTCTGTTCGGCGGTACGGGCGATCTTGCATGGCGCAAGCTGATGCCCGCGCTGTTCCAGGCCTTCAGGCACGGCAGCCTGCCGAAAGACGGACGCATCGTCGGCGTGGCGCGGGACGACCTCTCGGACGACCAGTACCGCGAACTGATCCAGTCGCGCTTCAATGCCGTCGAAGGCGCCAAGCGCCCTTCGGCAGAAGAGTTCGAGAAGTTCGCCTCGCTGCTGTACTACCTGCGCATGGACTTGTCCAAGCCGGCCGACTACACGCGGCTTGCCGACCTGCTGAAGCAGCGCAACGCCGACACGGTGGTGATGTACGTGGCCACGGCGCCGGCGCTTTTCACGCAGGTGGTGGAGCAGATTGCCGCGGCGGGGCTCAACGGCCCGTCGACGCGGGTGGTGCTCGAGAAGCCGCTGGGCCATGACCTGGCGTCCAACCGCGCCATCAATGCCGCAGTGTGCAAGGTGCTCGAGGAGAAGCAGGTCTTCCGCATCGACCACTACCTGGGCAAGCCTTCGGTGCAGAACCTGTTTGCCATGCGCTTCGGCAATGCGCTGTTCGAGCCGATCTGGCGCCGGGAGCACATTGCCAACATCCAGATCACCATTGCGGAAGACCTGGGCGTCGAGAAGCGCGGCGCCTTCTACGACCAGACCGGCGCGCTGCGCGACATGGTGCAGAACCATGCGCTGCAACTGGTCTGCGCCATCGGCATGGAGCCGCCGATCAACTCGCATGCCGATGCCATCCGCGACGAGAAGCTGAAGGTGCTGCGCGCGCTCAAGCCCTGGACGCCCGAAACGCTGGGCCTGCATGCCATTCGCGGCCAGTACACGACCGGCACGGCCTACGGCGAACGCGTGCAGGGCTACAGGGATGAGCCGGGCGTCGACCCCGAGAGCCGCACCGAGACCTTCGTGGCGCTGCGCACCGAAATCGCCAACTGGCGGTGGGCCGGCGTGCCGCTCTACATTCGAACCGGCAAGCGGCTCGCGTCGCGCGATGCGCGCATCGAGGTCAACTTCAGGCCCACGCCGCACGCGATCTACCGCGCGCCTTCCGGGGCGGTCAACAAGCTGGTGATCAATCTCCAGCCCAAGGACGGCCTGGAGCTTCACATGCTCGCGCAGGCGCAGGACAACCGCCAGCGCAGCAATGGCCACCACAGCGCCGCGCAGCTCGCGCCGGTGCAGCTCGACCTTGATTTCGACAAGCGCTTCGGCGCCGAACGCGTGGGCGCCTACGAGCGGCTGCTGCTCGATGTGATCGATGGCCGCCTGAACCTGTTCGTGCGCAGCGACGAGCAGGAAGAAGCCTGGCGCTGGGTCGAGCCGCTGATCGACAGCTGGGCATCGGACGGCGGACCGCGGCCGTACGCCGCCGGCACCTGGGGCCCGAGCGCATCGAGCGCAATGATTGCGCGCGACGGCTTCTCCTGGGGCGAGGAGCAGTAG
- the ygiD gene encoding 4,5-DOPA dioxygenase extradiol — protein MKKPPPADSADSSHTIRPAFGRRGFLMGSALGATATLASLCSLSHAAAGASSQRMPVIFIGHGSPMNALADNAFTRRLSTWGRELPRPSAILSVSAHWLSRGATGVGMQERPKTIHDFGGFPQALFDIEYPAPGHPALARETVGAVKQASVVGTQQWGLDHGTWTVLKHLYPKADIPVFQLSIDYDKPAAFHYAVGRDLAALRDKGVLVMGSGNVVHNLRATDRGTADGLTASRPWAQSFDDAVKAALAARDDRALVGYEKLEGAATAVAMPDHYFPFLYALGAAGTGERAKTVYEGFQSGTLSMRCVQFG, from the coding sequence ATGAAGAAGCCCCCACCCGCAGATAGTGCAGACAGCAGCCACACGATTCGGCCGGCGTTCGGCCGCCGCGGCTTTCTCATGGGTTCCGCGCTCGGGGCGACCGCAACGCTGGCCTCGCTGTGTTCGTTGTCGCACGCCGCCGCCGGTGCCTCCTCGCAGCGGATGCCGGTCATCTTCATCGGCCACGGCTCGCCCATGAACGCGCTGGCCGACAACGCCTTCACGCGCCGGCTGTCCACCTGGGGCAGGGAGCTCCCAAGGCCCTCGGCCATCCTGAGCGTTTCAGCCCACTGGCTGAGCCGCGGCGCCACCGGCGTTGGAATGCAGGAGCGGCCGAAGACGATCCATGATTTCGGTGGTTTCCCGCAGGCGCTTTTCGACATCGAGTACCCGGCGCCGGGCCATCCAGCGCTCGCACGCGAAACCGTTGGCGCGGTGAAGCAGGCTTCGGTGGTGGGCACCCAGCAGTGGGGCCTGGACCACGGAACGTGGACGGTGCTCAAGCACCTCTACCCGAAGGCCGACATCCCCGTTTTCCAGCTCAGCATCGACTACGACAAGCCGGCAGCTTTTCACTATGCCGTCGGCCGCGATCTCGCGGCACTGCGCGACAAGGGTGTGCTCGTGATGGGTAGCGGCAACGTGGTGCACAACCTGCGCGCCACCGACCGCGGCACGGCCGATGGGCTCACGGCAAGCCGGCCGTGGGCGCAATCGTTCGACGATGCGGTGAAGGCCGCGCTCGCGGCCCGGGACGACCGTGCGCTGGTCGGCTACGAAAAACTCGAGGGTGCCGCCACCGCGGTCGCGATGCCGGACCACTACTTTCCGTTTCTCTACGCGCTCGGTGCCGCGGGGACGGGCGAACGCGCGAAAACGGTCTATGAAGGGTTCCAGTCGGGCACGCTCAGCATGCGCTGCGTCCAGTTCGGCTGA
- a CDS encoding ABC transporter ATP-binding protein — protein sequence MSTVIEPRKAPEGEPLVVAHDLARTFDVSPPWLNRVLERKPRVLLHAVDGVSFSIERGKTLALVGESGCGKSTVARLLVGLYAPTRGGLQFDGQDAHAAFKTPEGRKLRRRIQMIFQDPYASLNPRWIVEDIVGEPLREHGILSGKAELRERVGELLKSVGLSPLDMSKYPHQFSGGQRQRISIARALATQPEFLVCDEPTSALDVSVQAQVLNIMKDLQRQQGLTYLFISHNLAVVRHVADQVGVMYLGRLVEVADKQKLFAEPQHPYTRMLLDAIPQMKHTGRSRTPVQGEVPNPLNPPAGCAFHPRCPHANARCSAERPNLLSIKGVQVACHAVEEGRIG from the coding sequence ATGAGCACAGTGATCGAACCCCGCAAGGCCCCGGAGGGCGAGCCGCTCGTGGTGGCGCACGACCTGGCCCGGACCTTCGACGTGTCGCCGCCCTGGCTCAACCGCGTGCTCGAACGCAAGCCGCGCGTGCTGCTGCATGCGGTGGATGGCGTGAGCTTTTCCATCGAGCGCGGCAAGACACTGGCGCTGGTCGGCGAATCGGGCTGCGGCAAGAGCACGGTGGCCCGCCTGCTGGTCGGTCTCTATGCGCCGACCCGCGGCGGCCTGCAGTTCGACGGACAGGACGCGCATGCTGCGTTCAAGACCCCCGAAGGCCGCAAGCTGCGCCGCCGCATCCAGATGATCTTCCAGGACCCTTACGCGAGCCTCAACCCGCGCTGGATCGTCGAGGACATCGTCGGCGAACCGCTGCGCGAGCACGGCATCCTCAGCGGCAAGGCCGAGCTGCGCGAGCGCGTGGGCGAGCTGCTCAAGTCCGTCGGCCTTTCGCCGCTGGACATGAGCAAGTACCCGCACCAGTTCTCCGGCGGCCAGCGCCAGCGCATTTCGATTGCGCGTGCGCTCGCCACGCAGCCCGAGTTCCTGGTGTGCGACGAACCCACCTCCGCGCTCGACGTCAGCGTGCAGGCGCAGGTGCTCAACATCATGAAGGACCTGCAGCGCCAGCAGGGACTGACCTATCTCTTCATCTCGCACAACCTCGCGGTGGTGCGGCACGTGGCCGACCAGGTCGGCGTGATGTACCTCGGCCGGCTGGTCGAGGTGGCCGACAAGCAGAAGCTCTTCGCCGAGCCGCAGCATCCGTACACGCGCATGCTGCTCGACGCGATTCCGCAGATGAAGCACACCGGCCGCTCGCGCACGCCGGTGCAGGGCGAAGTGCCGAACCCGCTGAACCCGCCCGCGGGCTGCGCATTTCATCCGCGCTGCCCGCATGCGAATGCGCGGTGCTCGGCCGAGCGGCCGAATCTGTTGAGCATCAAGGGTGTGCAGGTCGCCTGCCATGCGGTGGAAGAAGGGCGCATCGGCTGA